From Paraflavitalea devenefica, the proteins below share one genomic window:
- a CDS encoding LytR/AlgR family response regulator transcription factor yields the protein MNVLIIEDENIAVQRLTEMLHDLEKDVRIVNVLDSVKTSIAFLQQAPELDLIFMDIELGDGQSLEIFEKVSIDTPVIFITAYQEHALKAFKQNSVDYLLKPLHKSELKAALEKYKRLHGRPDTQLQKNVLRLLEEMKAMDPVEFKERFLAKTGTRMISVPARNIAYFYTKERCQYIKTATNDDLILDKALDEVENEVDKKAFFRANRQFIINYNHIEKVQSWFAGKLKVQVRPAAHEEIIISRLRAADFKKWLGE from the coding sequence ATGAATGTGCTGATCATTGAAGACGAAAATATTGCCGTGCAGCGGTTGACCGAAATGCTGCATGACCTGGAAAAAGATGTGCGGATAGTCAATGTGCTGGATAGCGTGAAAACGAGCATTGCCTTCCTGCAACAGGCTCCTGAACTTGACCTTATATTCATGGACATTGAATTGGGCGACGGCCAAAGCCTGGAGATCTTTGAAAAGGTCAGCATTGACACTCCCGTCATTTTCATTACCGCTTACCAGGAGCATGCGCTGAAGGCTTTCAAACAAAATAGTGTTGACTACTTGCTGAAGCCCTTGCATAAGTCGGAGCTGAAGGCTGCCCTGGAAAAATACAAACGCCTGCATGGCCGCCCCGACACGCAATTACAAAAAAATGTGCTGCGGCTCCTGGAAGAAATGAAGGCGATGGACCCCGTGGAATTTAAGGAACGCTTTTTAGCCAAAACAGGTACACGGATGATCTCTGTACCAGCCAGGAATATTGCCTACTTCTATACCAAAGAAAGGTGTCAATACATAAAGACAGCCACTAACGATGACCTGATCCTTGACAAAGCATTGGATGAAGTTGAAAATGAGGTAGACAAAAAGGCCTTTTTCCGGGCGAACCGGCAATTCATCATTAATTATAACCACATAGAAAAAGTTCAAAGCTGGTTTGCCGGAAAGCTAAAGGTTCAGGTTCGACCGGCTGCTCATGAAGAGATCATCATCAGCCGGCTCCGGGCAGCCGATTTTAAAAAGTGGCTTGGCGAGTAA
- a CDS encoding Cif family virulence factor — MNLLKTFCCCLGILASINGYCQPGMTITEAELRFAQQAREENTKAAFLSCLDSNGVVFNRGKAINGLQYWQRAPEEGPRLLWLPALSLTSAKGDLGFTTGPFELRDSLAGTVLTCGQYISVWKRNAKMEWKLLADLGTGYTPTAYPAQVLAPFQVTLLPDTAMVDLYQLETNLNYATMLYPQSILSREGKQPLQSADTVLQELTTLPANIEYTPLAAGIAQSNDLGYVYGQAKAGNKTANYVRIWGHTTKGWVVLLQAIGL, encoded by the coding sequence ATGAACCTGCTAAAAACTTTTTGTTGCTGCTTAGGTATATTAGCTTCCATCAATGGCTATTGTCAGCCCGGGATGACGATTACAGAAGCGGAACTTAGATTCGCCCAACAGGCCCGGGAAGAAAATACGAAAGCGGCGTTTCTGTCCTGCCTGGATAGTAACGGTGTTGTCTTTAACAGGGGAAAGGCCATCAATGGATTGCAATACTGGCAGCGTGCTCCAGAAGAAGGTCCCAGGCTGCTGTGGCTGCCCGCCCTTAGCCTTACATCGGCCAAAGGTGATCTGGGTTTCACGACAGGCCCCTTTGAATTGAGGGATTCATTAGCAGGGACTGTCTTAACCTGTGGTCAATATATTTCTGTCTGGAAAAGAAATGCAAAAATGGAATGGAAACTATTGGCCGACCTGGGAACGGGTTATACGCCTACTGCTTATCCGGCACAGGTGCTTGCTCCCTTTCAGGTGACCTTACTACCAGATACAGCCATGGTTGATCTATACCAACTGGAAACAAACCTGAACTATGCTACTATGTTGTATCCTCAATCAATATTGAGCAGAGAAGGCAAACAGCCGTTGCAATCTGCCGACACTGTCTTGCAGGAGTTAACAACACTGCCTGCCAATATAGAATATACGCCGCTTGCCGCCGGCATCGCTCAAAGCAATGACCTTGGCTATGTGTATGGCCAGGCGAAAGCGGGCAATAAAACAGCAAACTATGTACGGATTTGGGGACATACTACAAAAGGGTGGGTAGTATTGCTGCAGGCAATCGGGTTATAG
- a CDS encoding sensor histidine kinase, with product MLIGEKKVRLYGYLAFAVLFYCFFMLDMFFNVQAKNLLAKTLIVTIAFTILVWEPVRFVALQTYKRRKGIQHNSKRRAIVAAILIPYGFLLGFARIFIEGKLNLWGVPVMTIPIFLLFTGITLLFILLEVSFYEIMFYIQRWQATQIEANELKKLNLQMQFDSLKVQIQPHFLFNTLNTLIGLIEKDQKRAIHFTEDLAYVYRYLLEANECTLISLEEELKFARIYFSLLKTRYPEGLFLEEAMEEAARFQVPPLSLQILIENAVKHNAVTRAEPLFINIWLNKQEERVVIRNNYQPKNRVLRSGHGLQHLKKKFQLLALPGIVIDSNQQYFSVSFPVLKASL from the coding sequence GTGCTGATCGGTGAAAAAAAAGTGCGGCTTTATGGGTACCTGGCCTTTGCGGTCCTTTTCTATTGTTTCTTCATGCTGGATATGTTCTTTAACGTCCAGGCAAAAAACCTGCTGGCCAAAACGCTGATCGTAACCATTGCTTTTACCATCCTGGTATGGGAGCCTGTACGTTTTGTGGCTTTGCAGACCTACAAAAGACGGAAAGGCATTCAGCACAATTCGAAAAGAAGGGCGATCGTAGCCGCTATATTGATACCCTATGGTTTTCTATTGGGGTTTGCCCGTATTTTCATCGAAGGCAAGTTGAATTTATGGGGCGTTCCTGTGATGACTATTCCCATTTTTCTCTTGTTTACGGGCATCACCCTGCTGTTTATTTTGCTGGAGGTATCGTTCTATGAGATCATGTTTTATATACAACGGTGGCAGGCCACACAAATAGAGGCCAACGAACTGAAAAAGCTGAACCTGCAAATGCAGTTCGATTCCCTGAAAGTACAGATTCAACCCCATTTTTTATTCAATACACTCAATACGCTGATCGGACTGATTGAAAAAGACCAGAAAAGGGCCATCCATTTTACGGAAGACCTGGCCTATGTATACCGGTACCTTTTAGAGGCCAACGAATGCACCCTGATCAGCCTGGAAGAAGAATTGAAATTTGCCAGGATCTATTTTTCCCTGTTGAAAACCCGCTATCCCGAAGGACTGTTCCTGGAAGAAGCCATGGAAGAGGCGGCCCGTTTCCAGGTGCCGCCACTGAGCCTGCAGATACTGATTGAAAATGCCGTCAAGCACAATGCTGTCACCAGGGCAGAACCCCTGTTTATCAATATCTGGCTCAACAAGCAGGAGGAACGTGTGGTAATACGGAATAATTATCAGCCAAAGAACCGCGTACTAAGATCGGGGCATGGCCTGCAACATTTGAAAAAGAAATTTCAATTGCTGGCGCTGCCCGGCATTGTGATCGATAGCAATCAACAATATTTCTCCGTGAGTTTCCCTGTTTTAAAAGCATCCCTATGA